A region of Faecalibacterium taiwanense DNA encodes the following proteins:
- a CDS encoding Gx transporter family protein has protein sequence MPQNRRSYEKTRRIALSGLLFALAMALSFIEGTLTIPGLLPGMKLGLANIVVMYALFFMGPRQALVLDVLKALFVFLVSGFTAGFLSLCGGLLSLLVMWVLYYLLPVRPTWFILSVCGALAHNIGQLLGAGVIISSSLSFYYAPVMLVLGLVMGALTSITLKALLPALGKMGFSTQEKRGNNQPSMHHSCILAGNQYNKETTCYFKDKISCIQRCRRGKVRGSREVFAL, from the coding sequence ATGCCCCAAAACAGACGCAGTTACGAAAAAACGCGCCGCATCGCCCTTTCCGGCCTGCTGTTTGCGCTGGCCATGGCACTTTCGTTCATTGAGGGCACGCTCACCATCCCGGGCCTTTTGCCGGGCATGAAGCTGGGCCTTGCCAACATCGTGGTGATGTACGCGCTGTTTTTCATGGGGCCAAGGCAGGCGCTGGTGCTGGACGTGCTCAAGGCACTGTTCGTGTTTCTGGTGTCCGGCTTCACGGCGGGCTTTCTCTCGCTGTGCGGCGGCCTTTTGTCCCTGCTGGTGATGTGGGTGCTGTACTATCTGCTGCCGGTGCGGCCAACCTGGTTCATCCTGTCCGTATGCGGCGCACTGGCCCACAACATTGGCCAGCTGCTGGGTGCAGGCGTGATCATCTCGTCCTCGCTGTCGTTCTACTATGCGCCGGTCATGCTGGTGCTGGGCCTTGTGATGGGCGCACTGACCTCCATCACCCTCAAGGCCCTGCTGCCGGCTCTTGGCAAAATGGGCTTCTCCACGCAGGAAAAGCGGGGGAATAACCAACCGTCCATGCATCACAGTTGCATTTTGGCCGGAAATCAGTATAATAAGGAAACAACCTGCTATTTTAAAGATAAAATCTCTTGCATACAGCGCTGCCGCCGTGGGAAAGTGCGCGGCAGCCGGGAGGTGTTTGCACTATGA